Genomic segment of Mucilaginibacter sabulilitoris:
GAACGCAGGATAAACTCAAAATTCAGTACTGTAATACAGCCGTATGTTAAGCTTCCGCTTACCGGAATTGGGAACGGACGCGTTGACCTGAAATCAACAGGTGTAGCGCTTGGTGTAAGCTGGAATATTAATTCTTTTAAACAAAAATAACACCACTAAAACTTCATAAAAAGCTCCTTGTATTGACGAATGCAGGGCGCTTTTTTATGAAGTAAGTAACTGATTATATGTCTTTAGCCAATAAAATAATGTCTTTCCCCTCTATAATATTTTGGGTGTATCCGTTTTGGGTGATATAGATCATGGCCAGTGATAATTCCTGCAAAGTACAAAACCCCTTTGGGTATAAGGCCCGACCTATTGGAAACAACCATCCTATGTATTTATAAAAATTGTGGGTGTTTGATAAACCTTCTATAGGTTTAATAAAACCCGGCCTAAAGGCAAATACTTGTTTAAACGGAAGTTTCATCAGATCATTTTCTGTTTTTCCTTTTACACTGGCCCAGCCTTTACCCTTTTCCTGGCTATCAGTGCCTGCTCCGGACACATAGCAAAATGTCATTTCCTTATTCAATCTGCTCAGGGTTTCAGCAACATGGATAGTTAGCGTATAGGTTAACCTGTAATACTCATCAACCTTCATACCCACAGACGAAACACCCAGGCAAAAAAAGCAGGCATTATAATTGGATAATTCATTTTCGATAGCAGAAAGGTTAAAAAAATCGGTATAAATTATTTCTTTAAGCTTAGGGTGTGAAACCCCTGCGGGCTTCCTGTTGATAACCA
This window contains:
- a CDS encoding NAD-dependent epimerase/dehydratase family protein: METKLKVIVTGATGMVGEGVMHECLQHPDVEAVLVINRKPAGVSHPKLKEIIYTDFFNLSAIENELSNYNACFFCLGVSSVGMKVDEYYRLTYTLTIHVAETLSRLNKEMTFCYVSGAGTDSQEKGKGWASVKGKTENDLMKLPFKQVFAFRPGFIKPIEGLSNTHNFYKYIGWLFPIGRALYPKGFCTLQELSLAMIYITQNGYTQNIIEGKDIILLAKDI